In Euphorbia lathyris chromosome 9, ddEupLath1.1, whole genome shotgun sequence, the following are encoded in one genomic region:
- the LOC136207285 gene encoding exopolygalacturonase-like codes for MAKLSNGGEAAIPEKHVIDITKYGGKASQTSNINQALLNAWKEACGSPSYSEILIPNGNYLLGEIDLAGPCKAPIVLVIKGNLKAPSSLEAHTGDYWIRVGHVNNFTITGGGTLNGDGSRAWKQNICQKDPNCKNLPITLRLDYVENGIVENIKSVDSKNFHFNLLECRNVTIRRVIIQAPAMSPNTDGIHMGRCEGINIESTKIGTGDDCISIGDGSSRIKIVDVSCGPGHGISIGSLGKYKNEEPVTGVLFKRCVINNADNGVRIKTWPGMYKSIASDMVFEDITMNNVSNPILIDQMYCPSNHCNKQTQSNVKLSKISFRNIRGTSFTPKAIQLICSKQYPCEEVDLGGINLQYVGKAPGRAIAECVNITPKFTGSVIPAGC; via the exons AGGCAGCTATCCCAGAAAAACATGTCATTGATATTACAAAATATGGTGGTAAAGCTAGCCAAACCTCAAATATCAATCAG GCATTGCTGAATGCTTGGAAAGAAGCTTGTGGAAGCCCATCGTATAGCGAAATTCTTATTCCGAATGGAAATTATTTATTAGGGGAAATAGATTTGGCTGGTCCTTGTAAAGCTCCAATAGTTCTTGTGATCAAAGGAAATCTAAAAGCGCCAAGTAGCCTTGAAGCTCATACAGGAGACTATTGGATTAGGGTGGGTCATGTTAATAATTTCACAATTACAGGAGGTGGCACATTAAATGGTGATGGATCTCGTGCATGGAAACAAAACATTTGTCAAAAGGACCCTAATTGCAAGAATCTTCCCATT actCTTAGGTTGGATTACGTTGAGAATGGCATAGTGGAGAACATAAAATCTGTTGATAGTAAGAATTTCCATTTCAATCTTTTAGAGTGTCGTAACGTAACTATCAGACGTGTTATAATACAAGCACCCGCAATGAGTCCTAATACTGACGGAATACATATGGGACGTTGCGAAGGCATAAATATTGAGAGTACTAAAATTGGTACCGGTGATGATTGTATTTCAATTGGGGATGGTAgctcaagaattaaaattgttgacGTATCATGCGGACCTGGCCATGGCATTAGTATTGGAAGTTTAGGGAAATATAAGAATGAAGAACCCGTGACTGGGGTATTATTTAAGAGATGCGTTATCAATAATGCAGATAATGGTGTTAGGATCAAAACTTGGCCAGGAATGTATAAAAGCATTGCATCAGACATGGTGTTTGAAGATATTACTATGAACAATGTCTCCAATCCTATCCTTATTGATCAAATGTATTGCCCTAGCAATCATTGCAATAAACag ACTCAATCCAATGTCAAGCTCTCCAAAATTTCTTTTAGAAATATAAGAGGAACTTCATTCACCCCTAAAGCTATTCAACTAATTTGTAGCAAACAATATCCATGTGAAGAAGTGGACTTGGGTGGCATTAATTTGCAATACGTTGGCAAAGCACCGGGTCGTGCAATAGCAGAATGTGTCAATATCACACCCAAATTTACAGGGAGTGTCATACCAGCCGGATGTTAA